cttccccggcatctttcaaattgttaagcagacaaagaaatgtggtcgacacgacgagagtgaactcgcgaaaggccgaaacggacgttcccgccgcgagcgagactgggtagtcatgtgattaaaatagcaatgcagcgaaaaatcgtcggtattttgcgccaaagtctactccggaaataaatttgttgtaatattttatcgataaaaggacttaaaagggtcacagagaaaatgtaaggacctgtgtgagaatttgaaaggaccgcatggcaaataaaaggacttaaaaggccttttggcgaaaattcaatataaaaggacttaaaaggaccttgcaaggacctgggaaccctgagaACAGGGTACATTTTTGGTGAACCAGAcaagaaaaaaccaaaaaactttgCACTCAAGTCAGTCTTAATGCCAGCATCACAACAGTGCAAGTGGCAATTACAAAGAGAGAAGCACTGtccaaaaatgaataaaagacaagcTTTTCAAGTACAATGTTAAATAAAGAGAGAGGACAAATAAAATGGCTTGTATGGAATCATTCAGATAGGTAGATTAGCACAAAATCATAAATGACACTGTAACTCTGCACCAATAAAACACACATCAACCAACATCCTCATCACAACCATGAAAACATAAGAGGAAGGTATAAAAGATGACCTTGTTGATCACTAGATGTGGACTGACATTGTAGCAACAGATTACAGCTGCTCTTCATGGACTTCACTGAGATGCAGGGAGGAGGATGCTTTTTAATGCTGTCAGCTACAGCTACTACTTCAAAGCAGCCAACCCAGCACCCAAGTGCCACATCCAGAGAAAGAATGGTGTTCATAAGATCTGGATCCATGGCACCCAGTCCTCAATGTATTGATGACAAGCGTTTAACCTTATAACCTTAACCACCATGATTCCCTCCCACTCCTTGTATACCTAATACcaatctgtttaaaaaaaaaaccaaaaacaaacacctaATAATCCAGTGCAATGCTCACCAAAACATGTAGTGGTAAACTGCTACCCATTGGTCCCATACCTTAAAGTCCCTTTAAAATAATGCTTGGATGAAAAGGATTTTTGCCCAATTCATACATTCAGCTTTAAGTTCTTACCTAAACTCCTGTGTTGCTTGGAAGGACTCTTGTTCTTTGAtggaaaagacacaaagaaatccTTCACCAGTTCGGAAGTAATTGTCACGAATGGCTGCATAATCTTCCTGCCCTGCTGTGTCAAGAATATCAATTTGCACTTCTTCTCCATCCAGAACCACCTTTTTGCGATAGGAGTCTGCTTTTGTGGGTTCATAGTCCTCAACAAACTGCAACAGATCagacatacaaaataacataaCCTTTAGATGTTTTCCAACTTCTAATAATTCACTAATTATTGCCCAgcttataaaacaattttcaacagCTATTTTTTACAactcatttttaaacatttcttcataatTTAATATACATAACCTTTACATAACAatttaatgtaatttattttttaaaaaaaacaaccaaaaatattACCGTTTGCAAGTGGTTCTATAAAACTAgcagatttctttaaaaagtttaattttcaaCATAGAAAGTTTCTTCTTATCAGTCTGGACTACTTAAGTTTCAAAGGAAGTCAATACCTGAGAGCACTGTAAGGAGCAACTACAATTGAAAAAAGGTTAACTCTATTCAAGTATTGCTTGTaggaaactgaataaaataaacaaaaatcaaaacaagcaAGCTGAATATACCTCATCATACATGAACTGCAATGTGAGAGCTGATTTTCCAACACCTCCACTGCCAACCATTATAACTTTGTGGATAACAGCTGGTTGCTGAGCCTTGGTTTTGGACATCTTGATTGTTGATGTGTATCCAGATGCCCAGTACTGAAAAGCAGGGGGAAAtagacaaaatactttttaataaatCTATTAACAATAAGCTCTGatgcatgaaataaaacaaaaatatgtatacacTGGAATTCACTTAAAGAAATGACTgtctaaaaaaaatcactagaaCTATATAAGCTTTATAGCAATACCATCACCaataatcttaattttataaacatagaTGTAAATTAATAATCTGACAGACTGAGATGTTCATAAGCTTATAAATTATATGTATTTAATCTTATAAAGGGGTCTGAGTCATCAACTCAGACCAAACTAAACCCAGTCACAACTCTGCATTTAAATCAGTCTTTAATCATATACACAAATTCCTTCAGCAAAATGAGGACATAGCAAAAATACTAAACTTCCTTATgccatgctttttttttaaagtctgaacGTTACCacctcacaaaataaaaaagaaactcagcaaatcttattaaaaaagaactttGACTGTCATAAACTTACTGCCTGGCATAGTTTATTAAACTTGTACATGTCTTTGATGGGAGAGGAGTTAACTTGATCTTATACACCACTAACACCTTTTGCATAGACATATCgaaaatacatattttacaaGCTACAAAATGTGCGCCACTATGGTGCTAAAAAAGAACTCttttcatatttaatatttatacattccATGAAATATTCATTTGACTGAGTGATCAAAACATTATGTCTCAATAGTAAGTTTCAAGGAGTTCTCCTCAGTTCTATGTGTCTGTCCtttatgaaaatacaaaaatatttttgatatttgtacTTTTATAGTTTCCATACATGACAATTCAGCCACATTTGGTTGCTGTAACATGCTGCCATGTGTTACAATTCATAGCTCTTTTTAGGCAGCGTTTTCACTGTATCTAAACAAAGCTATATCATACAGATGTCAGGTAAAAGGTGCTATGTCTTCAGGTGTGTCTAATCGGTAGCATGACTCACTCAGCAACAGATAAGGAAACACGCACTTAGAAGTAAAGcgtattataaattataaatagtgGACTATTAGAAATTTATGGTTTGCACACCAGATTTATAAATACGTGTGTATATGTTCGCTAATTTTGTCCCCCCCGTTTTCTACGGGTAACGCATTCACCAAAACGACAAGTATTTGTACCACACCCTTGAAGGACGAACATGCCAAAAACATTATCTTAAAATATCTTCTATACAGAAAACGATCCGAAAGAAGACCTAACCAGCTGCATAAAATTAATATAGTCTAATGAGTCACGAATGTTT
This sequence is a window from Pomacea canaliculata isolate SZHN2017 linkage group LG5, ASM307304v1, whole genome shotgun sequence. Protein-coding genes within it:
- the LOC112564575 gene encoding ras-related protein Ral-A-like isoform X2; the protein is MSKTKAQQPAVIHKVIMVGSGGVGKSALTLQFMYDEFVEDYEPTKADSYRKKVVLDGEEVQIDILDTAGQEDYAAIRDNYFRTGEGFLCVFSIKEQESFQATQEFREQILRVKGDESIPFLLVGNMIDLKDQRQVSYEEALKRAQEWNVQYVETSAKTRVNVDKAFYDLMRAIRARKMEATKQNNGKQKKRVKQKKKCVIL